Within the Thermosynechococcus sichuanensis E542 genome, the region TCAGTAAATGTCTGCACGAACCGATTGGATTATAGCATTCTCTAATGAGAGTATTTTCAGGCAACAGTTCTTAAGAATGGCACCTCGACCACTTGGACAATCACGCCCTCTGGGGTGTGCAACCCTAAACCAGTACCGCCAACTTTTGTGCGCACATAGCCGAGGCCAAAGGCACCATTCTCGAGGGGAGTACAACTGGTGAGGAGACCCACTTTTTCACTGTCTAAGAGTAAGGGAGTGGGGGGTGTCACTGCGGCACTTAATTCCAGTCCCCAGAGATGTTGTTTGACCCCTTGGTAGGTATTCAGGCGAGCGATCGTCTCTTGGCCGATATAACAGCCCTTATTAAAAGAAATCGTATGCCCTAGCCGTGCTTCGAGGGGGTTGTACTCTTCGGTGAGTTCGGCATCGGCGGCGGGGCGGCCTTGGCGGATGCGTAGGTGCTCCCAGTCGGCATCACTCAGTTGGGGATAGGGATTGAGTAAATCGCTGAGGGGGCGATCGCTCCACAGGGTCAAACCGGCAATGGCGAGACCACTAGTGGCCGCAAGGGTTAGGAGAGAACCTTCGTGACTGATCGTGACATGACTGTAGGGATTGGCCAATTTTTCTAGACCAAACTGGGCAGCGATCCTTTCGGCAACGCCCCCAAAAACTCGATAGCAGTAGCTCTCAGCGGTGCGATCGCTCACCTGAACATCGTCGCCAAAGAAAATGTACTTATCAAGCCATTGCAGGAGAAACTCGCGGCGCTGCGGAGATACCAAGAGATCCACCCACTCTTGATGAACAAGGAGGGTGGCAAGATCAAGGGTGCGGGCGGTCGAGGTCAGGAAAACGGTGTCAGCCCCTTGGCCGGGTTGCAGGACAAGGCAGTTATTGGAGCTTTGATTGTGCAAAAACTTCAGGCGATCGCCCCCCGTGAGGCGGAGGCGTCCCCAATGACTGCAATCATAGACTGCACCGCTTGTAGAGACCGTTTCCAGTAGATCCGTCATTCTTTTAATCCTAAAAGAAGTAAGTTCCGCTCAAGGAGCGATCGCACCCCCGCAAGATTGAAGTCTGGCTGCTCAGCTAGCAACTCAGCCACAGTTTTTTGACCCGTCGCGTGCGTCAGGAATTGCTGCTCAGCTTGGTTGAGCTGAACCACGTCATAGTGACAGTTAAAGACACAGGCACCCGGCCAACCGTCTAAGCAGGGGTGTCGCCACGGAATGGCCGCCAGCAGAGCCGCATCCTCAGACCAATCGTAACGGGGCAGCGGCGGCTTGGCTAAAAAGAACTCAAAGTGGGTCATTGCCTCAGGGTCTAGGCATTCAATGAGCTGGTATTGCTGGATTGGATCTAATTGTTGTGCCCGTTGCAACAGTTCGGGCTGGCTGCCCAATAGTCGCTCCAACTGCCAAACTTGGGGATTGGAAAAGCCAACGAATTCTAGGCCAGAGGCAGCAATGAGGTCAAAGAGGCTGGCGATCGTGTAGTCAATTTCTTGGGGATGCACATACATATCGGCAAAACATTCATCCCGCTGATTTTCGAGGCTCCAGCGCTCCTGCTCTCGCTTTTTCAGGCGATTATTCTCGGGCAATGCGGCAAAAAGTTGGCGGCCAATGGCCACTCCCTCGCGATAGTTGTGGCGATCGCCTCCCTGAAGCAAGGCAATGGCCTGCTGCATCAGCTTAATTTCCCAGCGACCGCGTTCACCATAGACAAAGATATGCAAAATGCCGCCGGGGGCAAGGACATCGGCAAGGGCTTGAATCCCCCGCTGCGGATCGGGCAGGTGGTGCAGAACGCCGACACAGTTAATCATCTGGAACGTCTGCCCCAGTTGGGTTACATCCTCTAGGCTCAGGTGGTGAAATTGGACATTGGTGGCACCGGATCGGCGGCAGCGTTCGCGGGCAATCTCCAAAGCACCCTCACTGAGATCCAAAGCAGTAATCTTTGCTTGGGGATTCAAGTGGGCGAGATATTCCGTCCCCACACCGGTGCCACAGCCAGCATCGAGGATGGCAACGTCCAACTGGGAGGGATAGCGTCCTGTGCAAAAGCTATAGGCCGCCGGCCAAGACCAACGCCAGTTGTACCCCGGTGGTGGTTCATCAAGGAGGGGTTCCGGCGGAAAAGGATAGGTATTGTATAGCTGCCGCACAGCAGCGGTAATCTCAGCCGCTGAGGTCATGATGGTTCCCCTTGGGATAAGCGTCGTAATAATTCGCGGGTGGTTGTCTCTGGATCAGCCGCCTCCATAATGGCGCGGACAACGGCCACCTGCGTCGCCCCTGCCTTGACAACCGCATCAATGTTGCTCAGGTCAATACCACCAATGGCAAACTGCGGCATCGGGGCGTGTTTGCGGGCGTATTGGAGATAGTCAAAGCCCACCGCCGCTTTAGCGGGTTTAGTCGGAGTGGCAAAAATCGGCCCCACGCCGACATAATCAGCACCTTCAGCAATGGCACGCTCCAATTCTTGCGGGTTTGTGGTCGAGCGTCCCACAAGGCGATCGCCCCCTAAAATTTGCCGAGCCAGTTCGATGGGAATATCCGTTTGTCCGAGGTGGACACCATCAGCATTGGCGCCCACAGCAATATCCACGCGATCGTTGACCAAAAACAGGGCACCGTAGCGTTGGCAGAGCGCTTGCAACTGGCGAGCCGTGGTTAGGCGGGTGTGATCATCACTGGTCTTGTCGCGGTATTGCACAAGGGGCAATCCCCCCTTCAAAGCAGCTTCCACAATTTCCAGCAGGCGATCGCTGGGGGCAGTCACCAGATAAAGCTTTGCCTGTTGCAGTTGTCGCGCTCGAGCGTGGCGTGGGTTGAGGATCAGGGCTTGCTCCAGAATGTAAACACGATAGCGTAGGGCTTTAGCGGTGTCACTCAGCTCAGTATCCGTTAATTTCGCATACTCCTCAATCACCCGTAGCGCTTCTTGGACACGGGCAAAGTTAGCCGTGAGCACCTCGCTGAGGGTTTGGCGATCGCGCTCTTGGGGATGACTTAAAGCAGTCCCCGGATCCTGATCCGTTTGTCGTGCCGCCCGTAACTCTGGAGTATGGTAGCGGCCAAGGGTTTGGCGCAAATCTTTACATTCTGCACTCAGAGCCGCATCTTCACAGCCAAAGCGGCACCACTCCTCAATCACCCGCAGCCCTTCACGGGCACGGTCAAGGTTGGCATCGAGAATCCGCCGGATGCGTTGCCCCTCAGATCCGGGAGCTAAATTTTGCATAGCACGTCCAATCCCCACAGAAAAGAATCAACACAATTCTGTTCACCGTTCATCGGCATTGTTGATAGAGCAATGAAGTTTTTGATGAGCCGTTTCAGCATTCACTCCCAGCCGTGGTTGAATCCCCTATGTTTGATCCTAATGGGTTGGGGGACGCCCGTATTGGCCGCAGAACCGATTCCTATCCCCGTGCCACCGCCAGAGGTCAATACCGTCATCCCGATTCCTGTGCCGCCACCAGAGGTGAGCACGGCTCCCATTCCTAGCCCACCGCCCCAACGATTGGACAATTCCCTCAAACGATTGCCGGTGCCCAGTGGCCCGATTCCGATGGGCTTTGTTGGCAATGACCGAGCGATGAATCAATTGCCCCCCCCACCCGATATTGTTGACACCGATTTGACCCCGCTTGCTCCCGTAGCCCCCAGAACGCGGTTTCGGGTGATTGTTTTGGATCTGCGGGAGGATGATGTGGCCAACCAAGAACGTCTGCGATCGCTCGTTCCCGACGTGATACCCATTACCCTTGGCCAGCGCCGCGCCCTGCAGGTGGGGAGCTTTCAAAACGAGGCCAATGCCAGCGAAATGCGCGCCTTTATGGAGGTCAATGGCTTTCGTGCTGAGATTCAACGGCTCCCTTAAACGACTTCACTTGGATCAGGAACGCCGCGAAGAGGCCTAAAGAGTGCACGCTTTTTGAGGCAGGGTAGTGAACCCCCTGCCAAGGCAGTCAATTTTTTATACACTTAGAGGATTAGGAGCAAATCGCCCCAGGAGTTGCGTTGCTTAAAAATTCTCAGGATACAACCGTCCCTAAAGACAACGGCAATATCAACAAGATAGATGAGCAAGACCGCGCCTTTCATAGCTGGTATCGGTTTGTGCTCTCCTACCCGCCCCATCTGGTGAGGGACTACATAGAAGACTTCGGCTTGAATACAGAGAGTGTCATCCTCGACCCCTTTTGTGGCACAGGTACAACGCTGGTTGAATCAAAGCTGCGGGGCATCCCCTCATTGGGTACCGAAGCCAATCCATTTGCCCATTTTGCAACATCAGTGAAGACGGATTGGCAGGTTGATCCTGATTTACTCTACAGTCACTCCTGTGATGTGGCAGAACTTGCCCTTGACATTCTGCGGCAGCAAGGGATAGAGGACGCGGTTCCCTTTGAGGGGAATATTGCTGACCTACCATTACGCCAACTCGCTCCAGAACAACATCAACTTATCCTTGCGGGGTCAATCAGTCCGATTCCTTTACACAAGGTATTGGTACTCCTTGAGGGCTTGGAGAAATGCAAAGTAGAAAAGGTCTATCGGCATCAATTGCTGGCGATCGCCCACATTCTGGTTTTTGCCGTGAGTAATCTGCGCTTTGGCCCTGAAGTGGGTGTCGGTAAACCTAAAGTTGATGCGCCAGTGATTAGTGCTTGGCTTGCCAAGATTGGTGAGATGGCGGAGGATTTGCGGCAAGTCAACGGTCAAAATCATGCCCCTGCCCACGTCTATCTGGCAGATGCGCGATGTCCTGATAGAGTATTACCGCCGCGGTCTGTTGATGCGGTGATTACGTCACCCCCTTACCCCAACGAAAAGGACTACACCAGAACAACTCGCCTTGAATCGGTGGTATTGGGCTTTATCAAAACCAAGGCGGATTTACAAGCCTTTAAGAGGGGGCTGATCCGTTCTAACACCCGCAATGTCTATAAAGCCGATGATGACGATCAGTGGATTCAAGATCACCCCGAAATTCAAGCCATTGCCGACGCCATTGAACGTCGCAGAATTGAACTGGGTAAAACCTCTGGCTTTGAGAAACTCTACAGCAGAGTAACCAAACTCTATTTTGGTGGTATGGCGCGTCACTTGGCTGCCCTGCGATCGCTCCTGCGTCCCAATGCCCAACTGGCCTACGTCGTCGGTGATCAAGCCTCTTATTTGCGGGTGATGATTCGCACGGGTCAGTTATTGGCTGACATTGCCCAAGCCCTTGGTTATGAGGTTGTGCGCACAGATCTCTTCCGCACACGGTTTGCCAGTGCCACTAAGGAGCAACTGCGAGAAGAAGTGGTGATCCTACGCTGGAAAGGCTAGTGCAGCCAATTCAGACAAGCTGAGGGGCTGTACCGTAGAATTACTGTAGAATAAAGCATCAATTGGCAGTATACCCACCCTATGGTTATCTCTTGGGCGAAATGGTCAGTGCCGCGACCTCAACGGCGCTCAACTCTGCTAGGTCAAAGGCGATTGCCCAAAGGGCACGCTACGCGATCGCAACGGCTGCACTGGAAATCCTTTGTTTTTAATCTGCTGTCTGAGCGTCTTTTGCTGGTTATCGGCGGACTGGGGGCAGGCCTCCTCCTGTGGCAAACCGATGGGCCTTTGATGGTGGCAACCCTGAGTGGCGTGGGAACGATTTTTCTCCTGAGTCGCTGGCAACGCCGATTGTTGACGTTATGGCAAGACCTTCGCCAACAGTTTCAGGAGGGGTTACACCATCCCTTTGCCTTTACGGTGGGCGGGGGACTACTGGCCTGTTTGGGTACCTATACCCTGCTGCATATCGCTCAACACACAGCAGATCCATGGTTAGTGGTGGCCTTGGTCATCCTTGGCACCCTGCTGGTGGGCATCATTGCACTCCTTGGCACAGTCATTGGCCAACTGCAACAGCAGCATCAAACCCAACAGGTGTCCCAATGGTTTGCTGACCTCACCCACCCTCAACCCCTACATCGGCTGGTGGCCATTCGCCAATTAGCTCGCGTCTCTAAGGGGACTGATCGCCGTCAAGTGCAGGAAGCCCTATATCTGCTACTGGCACAGGAAACGGATCCGATAGTTCGCCGTGCTGCCCTTGAGGTGCTCGATCATCTTGACCATGCCGCCTGAGTCCCTCAACTGGCTAGAGCGCTGGTGCTTGGCTCGCCTCATTCGCGCGATCGCCAGTGTCATTGGGGTTGCGCCACAGCGATTCGACTACGTCGGCTTTATTGAAATCACACGGCAAGTAAAGCAGGGGCGATCGCCCGCGCAGCAGCAGGCCATTGTGGCCAGGGTCTTTGATCGGTTAGTCCCGCCGGTTATTAGCACCTTGGTACGCACCCTCTTTCGCCCGACCCGTTGGGTCTGTGAGTGGAATGCGTGGTTTGCCACCCGCCTCACGGGCTGGTTAGTGGGGACCAGCGATCGCTACTGGGTCGAGGTCATTCCCCCGGATCAGCCGCGCCAGTGGCAGCAGAGTGGGGTGCGCATCCAAAAATGCCGCTATCTTGCTGAATCCCAATGTGTGGCACTGTGTATGAACCTGTGCAAAAAGCCCACGGAGCAATTTTTTCGGCAGCGATTCGGCATTCCCCTAACCATGACGCCCAACTTTAGCAACTACAGTTGTGAGATGGTCTTTGGTACCCCCGCCCAGCCAATTCCTGAACCGACGCTGCCCCCGTGTTGGGATGATCCGAAGCAAACCCCCTGCCCCCACGTTTAAGCCCATTCTCTTGGAGAAGAATTTGTGCCGATTGACAATTCAAGATTATTTGAAATACCGTAGGGATGTCCTGCTGGAGCAGCAACGATGGGCGTTAGCATTGGTATCAACGGCTTTGGCCGCATTGGTCGCTTGGTTTTGCGTGCCGCATGGGGTTGGCCTGAACTGGATTTTCGCCACATCAACGAGATTAAGGGAGGCACGACCGCTGCCGCCCATTTGCTAGAGTTTGACTCGGTTCATGGTCGTTGGCCACAGTCTATCCAAGCTAAGGAGGGGGCGATCGCCATCAACGATCAGATCATTAGCTTTTCGGAAGCAAAAAACCCGGCAGAGGTGCCTTGGCAAGAACGGGGAGTTGAGATTGTTCTGGAATGCTCCGGTAAATTCCGTACCGCTGAGCAACTGGCGGCCTACTTTGCAGCCGGGGTGAAAAAAGTCATTGTTGCTGCTCCCGTCAAAGAACAGGCGCTTAACATTGTCATGGGCGTCAATGACCATCTCTACAATCCCCAAACACACCACTTGCTCACCGCCGCCTCCTGTACAACCAACTGCCTTGCCCCCGTCGTTAAGGTAATTCACGAAACCTTCGGCATTCGCCACGGCTTGGTTACCACGATCCACAATGTCACAAACACGCAAACCGTGGTGGATGCGCCCCATAAAGATTTGCGCCGTGCCCGCTCTAGCCTCATGTCTCTCGTGCCGACAACCACCGGTTCAGCCACTGCAATTGGTCTGATTTATCCGGAACTCCAAGGCAAACTCAATGGCTTGGCTGTGCGGGTGCCCCTGTTGAATGCGTCCCTCACCGACTGCGTTTTTGAAGTCAGCCGCCCCACCACTGTGGCCGAAGTCAATGCAGCCCTGAAGGCTGCTGCTGGAGAACTCAAGGGCATTCTTGGTTATGAGGAGCGCCCCCTTGTTTCCATTGACTACTGCAACGATCCCCGTTCCAGCATTGTGGATGCCCTCTCCACCATGGTTGTGGATGAAACACAGGTAAAAATTCTCGCGTGGTACGACAACGAATGGGGCTACAGCAACCGCATGGCCGAATTAGCTCGCCGCGTCGCCACGACTTTGCCCTAAGGAGTCTGCTATGGCTGTGTCCACCAGTGTCCGCAACTATATGATTGTTACCCTCGCCTACTGGGGGTTCACGATTACCGATGGCGCACTGCGGATGCTAGTGCTGCTCTACTTTAACCAGATTGGTTACACACCGCTGCAAATTGCCTTCCTGTTCCTCTTTTATGAAATTTTTGGCATTGTCACCAACTTTCTCGGTGGCTGGATTGGTTCCCGTTTAGGACTGAATGTCACCCTCTACGCGGGCATTGGTTTACAGGTGGTCTCGCTGATCATGCTCACACCCCTGACGCCGGACTGGCCTTTGTGGTTTGCGGTGCCCT harbors:
- a CDS encoding thiamine phosphate synthase — its product is MQNLAPGSEGQRIRRILDANLDRAREGLRVIEEWCRFGCEDAALSAECKDLRQTLGRYHTPELRAARQTDQDPGTALSHPQERDRQTLSEVLTANFARVQEALRVIEEYAKLTDTELSDTAKALRYRVYILEQALILNPRHARARQLQQAKLYLVTAPSDRLLEIVEAALKGGLPLVQYRDKTSDDHTRLTTARQLQALCQRYGALFLVNDRVDIAVGANADGVHLGQTDIPIELARQILGGDRLVGRSTTNPQELERAIAEGADYVGVGPIFATPTKPAKAAVGFDYLQYARKHAPMPQFAIGGIDLSNIDAVVKAGATQVAVVRAIMEAADPETTTRELLRRLSQGEPS
- a CDS encoding DNA methyltransferase: MLKNSQDTTVPKDNGNINKIDEQDRAFHSWYRFVLSYPPHLVRDYIEDFGLNTESVILDPFCGTGTTLVESKLRGIPSLGTEANPFAHFATSVKTDWQVDPDLLYSHSCDVAELALDILRQQGIEDAVPFEGNIADLPLRQLAPEQHQLILAGSISPIPLHKVLVLLEGLEKCKVEKVYRHQLLAIAHILVFAVSNLRFGPEVGVGKPKVDAPVISAWLAKIGEMAEDLRQVNGQNHAPAHVYLADARCPDRVLPPRSVDAVITSPPYPNEKDYTRTTRLESVVLGFIKTKADLQAFKRGLIRSNTRNVYKADDDDQWIQDHPEIQAIADAIERRRIELGKTSGFEKLYSRVTKLYFGGMARHLAALRSLLRPNAQLAYVVGDQASYLRVMIRTGQLLADIAQALGYEVVRTDLFRTRFASATKEQLREEVVILRWKG
- a CDS encoding ArsJ-associated glyceraldehyde-3-phosphate dehydrogenase, translating into MGVSIGINGFGRIGRLVLRAAWGWPELDFRHINEIKGGTTAAAHLLEFDSVHGRWPQSIQAKEGAIAINDQIISFSEAKNPAEVPWQERGVEIVLECSGKFRTAEQLAAYFAAGVKKVIVAAPVKEQALNIVMGVNDHLYNPQTHHLLTAASCTTNCLAPVVKVIHETFGIRHGLVTTIHNVTNTQTVVDAPHKDLRRARSSLMSLVPTTTGSATAIGLIYPELQGKLNGLAVRVPLLNASLTDCVFEVSRPTTVAEVNAALKAAAGELKGILGYEERPLVSIDYCNDPRSSIVDALSTMVVDETQVKILAWYDNEWGYSNRMAELARRVATTLP
- the ygfZ gene encoding CAF17-like 4Fe-4S cluster assembly/insertion protein YgfZ — its product is MTDLLETVSTSGAVYDCSHWGRLRLTGGDRLKFLHNQSSNNCLVLQPGQGADTVFLTSTARTLDLATLLVHQEWVDLLVSPQRREFLLQWLDKYIFFGDDVQVSDRTAESYCYRVFGGVAERIAAQFGLEKLANPYSHVTISHEGSLLTLAATSGLAIAGLTLWSDRPLSDLLNPYPQLSDADWEHLRIRQGRPAADAELTEEYNPLEARLGHTISFNKGCYIGQETIARLNTYQGVKQHLWGLELSAAVTPPTPLLLDSEKVGLLTSCTPLENGAFGLGYVRTKVGGTGLGLHTPEGVIVQVVEVPFLRTVA
- a CDS encoding SPOR domain-containing protein, with protein sequence MSRFSIHSQPWLNPLCLILMGWGTPVLAAEPIPIPVPPPEVNTVIPIPVPPPEVSTAPIPSPPPQRLDNSLKRLPVPSGPIPMGFVGNDRAMNQLPPPPDIVDTDLTPLAPVAPRTRFRVIVLDLREDDVANQERLRSLVPDVIPITLGQRRALQVGSFQNEANASEMRAFMEVNGFRAEIQRLP
- a CDS encoding DUF4033 domain-containing protein translates to MPPESLNWLERWCLARLIRAIASVIGVAPQRFDYVGFIEITRQVKQGRSPAQQQAIVARVFDRLVPPVISTLVRTLFRPTRWVCEWNAWFATRLTGWLVGTSDRYWVEVIPPDQPRQWQQSGVRIQKCRYLAESQCVALCMNLCKKPTEQFFRQRFGIPLTMTPNFSNYSCEMVFGTPAQPIPEPTLPPCWDDPKQTPCPHV
- a CDS encoding class I SAM-dependent methyltransferase — encoded protein: MTSAAEITAAVRQLYNTYPFPPEPLLDEPPPGYNWRWSWPAAYSFCTGRYPSQLDVAILDAGCGTGVGTEYLAHLNPQAKITALDLSEGALEIARERCRRSGATNVQFHHLSLEDVTQLGQTFQMINCVGVLHHLPDPQRGIQALADVLAPGGILHIFVYGERGRWEIKLMQQAIALLQGGDRHNYREGVAIGRQLFAALPENNRLKKREQERWSLENQRDECFADMYVHPQEIDYTIASLFDLIAASGLEFVGFSNPQVWQLERLLGSQPELLQRAQQLDPIQQYQLIECLDPEAMTHFEFFLAKPPLPRYDWSEDAALLAAIPWRHPCLDGWPGACVFNCHYDVVQLNQAEQQFLTHATGQKTVAELLAEQPDFNLAGVRSLLERNLLLLGLKE